Sequence from the Eleutherodactylus coqui strain aEleCoq1 chromosome 13, aEleCoq1.hap1, whole genome shotgun sequence genome:
CAATGCAGGTAAAACGGTAGAAGAAAGGTCTGGGAGGAACTTAGGATGATATCGGtcttacagtcctagttatcagtatagtaccgctcctggaaagggGATATACTCAGGATGATATTGGccctacagtcttagttatctgtatggTGCCGCTCCTGGAGGGGAAAGGGAAACTCTCCACAGACACACTTTAggtacagtacctctgcacagtgatTTGGTCTTTCTCTCACTCTTTCACTTTCTCTCCCTGTGGTTCCTGGCATAGATGACCTCAGAAAACCGCTCTTCTTCTtccatcactcttcaccacatAAGGGTTGAAGGTTCCCTCATGTGGCTCTCTGCTATTCACTGAAGACTCTGATGGACTCCCTagcacacccaaaacactcatatttagggctaatgcccacagccggatttctGAGACATTGTCCCACAGCTATTGGgtgctattgaacctaatagctcaatgttcacactgcggaattccacagcgtgaaagaaaacgcagcatgctctatttgccgcaggaatacacgcgaccagcttccattgtagtcaatagaagccggccatcatgctatacttccgctgtagtacGGTGGAAGTATCGTATGAATATgtgtccccgcccaccgccagtcACATCATCCGGCACTGCCGGCACGTCAcacactgtactgtgcatgcgcgttGGCCCTCCATGCTGGATGCATACAGCGGATCTggagtggtgagtatgggggttttgggtgGCGCCATGGCGGACTCCACTGagatattccgctggcagagtcggtcacggctgtgggcatgaggccttatagtctcAAACATACTACGTGACAGGACATGAattgttacatttgcagacatatcccagtctcatgcagacattaacctctcatttgctgcagctgtgcaatacacataacaaaagaccagacagtttgcacagtgcatctacacaaaacattacatgtatgacaattatgaaggGGGCCAGGACtggatgttctgggccactacaagaggGCAGAAagatcaatatctgcaatatcttgaaaatggagcattttggaaatagatGTCTTATGAGTGAGAGCATTGTTTGATTACAAACACATTGAAAGAGGATTCCCAGGATGGGTATGCCCCCTTAAGATATGTCAACGTAAACTCAAGATTGGTGTGGATATGAATCCCAGAACCCTCTGCAGCTTTTTGAAGGGGCCACAGCACTCACAATATTGCTGTTGCCCATTTTTGAcctgtgacatcatgttcatcGGTCACAAGAGTTTCCCACAGTTTAGAGATTGAGTTTCAATATCAGACACAGCAGCTGGCAGAAGTATGGCGCTGGCCCCGAGTGCCACAGCTCTTTCATGTAGctcaattctgacagcgccatttaaatcccccaaacattgtccgggggtcccatacggcccccctgcgatgagattgcagggagccgtacaggtgtcatggcaggcaGGGACCTTCTGAAAAGCcgcagggctgtcttagcagactgcctatcaagccattctcatgcggtggcttgatagactacctgcctgacagcagtatgatgtaatgttataaggcattacatcatactgccggagcgatcaaagcatcgctagttgttgttccctgtggggactaaaaaaaaaaaaaggaaaaataagaataaagttttactaactataaagaaaaaaaaagttatagaagtaaaaaaaaaaaagccctttgccatatttacaataaaaaaatctaaataataaaacaaaaatacatttttggtatccctgcatccataaaagtctgatctatcaaagtaatccaTTATTTACCCCCGCGCAGTGAacatcatctgaaaaaaaaataaagaacctcAGAAATAAACTATATAAGGgcgccttcagacgaccgtatatcggccgggtgcctatatacggcgtccctctctgtagggggaggaggctggaagagtcgggagcagtgcactaagctcccgcaacctctccgcccctcgccactatctCCAATAGGAGGGAGCGGAGCTACgttctggaacttagctccgcccctgtcccacccctcccattgcaaatagtgacgagcggcgggagctcagtgcactgctcccggctcttccagcctcctccccctgcagagagggacgccgtatatcggcacccagatgatatatggtcgtctgaaggcgccctaagtttggtatcgtagtaattgtactgacctacagaataaagttCACCAAAAATCAAAAGCACAGCAGCACTCCCAATTAAACACCTACTGGTGTGAGGCAAATATGCATGCACAGCCCAAAATCAGGAGCGGACTCCAAAGCTCCAAATGGTAATCCACAATGGAAAGAATAGGGCAGCATGCAAAGTCAACtggataaaaaaaatcactgcatcgtGGCTGATGCTCTTTTATTGGTCCGGATAAAAATGAGAGCACATAAGCAATGTTTCAACACAAACAAGCATCATGCATGACACAACCACCAAGGACTGAGAGGGAAAAGGATAACGGGTAAATGTCCGGCACAAGGGTCAGGAACTATCTgcacagactggtggtgattggctgcccAAAGCAatccacacacccagccagctcaatcatcccacacctgtggataTGTGCTTCTGGTTACCCATAGAACTGCAGGTCCGAGGCGCAACACATAACACTCCAAATGTGAATGGGACCGAAGTTTGTAGTAAATCAACTATAGGGCATCAGAGATTTGAACTAAGCTCACAACTAcagtagaattaaaggggttctgtcattagaaaacaaaaattgtatACTTAACTATTCCTGCTTTGTCAGTCTGCTTACCAAATCTTTGCCCTGCCGATCTCCTGGTTCTTGAAAAACCTTGGGTCACCTCACAGCAAGCCGGCCGATTCTCGATGCGCAGTCTCAGctatagatcagcattcctttctAGGCTGTAAACGttgcatcactagtgacgtaacctacactgaacTGCCAGAAgaagaatgccgagaatggacgCATCATaccaagaagaggatccagctgacttgcggtgaggtgaccagggggactggagaagatcagcgtgGAGGAGATGCttgaagaaggctgcctggggaggaataagtaagtaatgatttttattttttttaatgataaaacccctttaaggattgtaGGTAATATACTGCACAGCTGAtctctctataagggcttattagatgaccgtatatcggctcggttttcactcccGGCCGACATACGgtgtccttatctgcagggggaggaggatggaagagccaggagcaggaacggagctcccgcccactctccgccccttgccactatttgcaataggagagggcgacacaggggcagagctaagtaacaccccctcccattgcaaatagtggcgaggggcagggaaggggcgggagctcagttcctgctcctggctcttccatcctcccccttctgcagacaaggacaccgtatatcggctcggcgtgaaaacccagccgatatacggtcgtctaaataagccttaAGCCAGGAAAAAAGGAGAGGCAGCAATCTAATGTGGAACTAACTTTTTACTGCATACTTGCAAATGCAATGTTTCAGCTGACCAAAGCCTTTTTAGTGCATGACCATCACTGTACATATGTGCTCATTTATACCCAAAGTGATATCATCACAACATGcccatttggtgacatcataacatacatatactgtataacaaAAAGTACATAGAAAACAGCAAAAAGCCATCAACTTAATATATGTATAAAAGTTGGAGCATTTGCACTAATGCTCAGATGGGAAGAAGTATTCCTACATATTGAAGTATGCATTCTGATTTTTGCTGACTCTACTTGGTGAGATGCTTGCCTATCCTGGGAGGGCTTCAAGGAATTCAAAAGTTTAATCTCGTAAGGCCCTGTAACTTTTTCACTCTGACAAAAATGGGTACAGATATGGCTTCAGACTGGTAGTAAGCTCTGCTCTAAGGTGGTTTATGATTGCTCCGCAATGCAGTTGCTCCTTGACTGGTCAGTAACTAGTGTTTTCATGAGCTACATACGTTGGGGGCCTTTACGCCCGTCATGTTGATATTGGACCTCCGATTGCATTATTATCATTATAGAAGACGTTATCTCCTCCTCATCTCTTCAGTTTCCTTTATCATGTTACATAATTTCTCCAGAGCTTCATGAAGACCTTCTCCGGTAATACCAGAGCAGCCACACACGTCCCACCTCCTGGCAGGAATTCCGGGAATTTCGTCAAGTCTACGATGATGCAAAAGTTCAGAAGGCCTACAAGCCCCATCTAGATCCTGCTTGTTGGCCAGTACAATAAATGGCAAGTCATCTGTGTCCGAATATGTACAATGATAGCGCAGATCCTCCCGAGCTTCGATAAATGTCTCAGTGTCCTTGCTGTCTACTACAAAGAAAAAGCCTTGGTGTCCCTCCATAAAATGGCGTATTAAGGGTAGCCCCTTGGCTCCTAAACTAACGTCCCATACGTGAAGTAAGAGGTCCTCAAACATGTCCAAGGTCTCTACATTGTAAGTAAGTGTTGGTACGGGTTTCACATTTTCGTTCAGCTTCAgtctgtacagtattgtggttTTGCCACTTCCATGAGGTCCAATGATTAGAATAGAAGCTTTCGTTAGGTGCCTCCTTCCACACAGTCCCTGTACCCTGCTCACCAGGGTGCCCATACTCTACTGCAAGCAGACTGTGACCAGAGAGCTGCACGTTACTGCAGTGTATAGTGGGGAGTGGAGCACCGTAAACTTCTCCAACCTGAGATCACATTCTCCTCCTACTTCCTCCCAGTCACCAGTGTGCTGTGCAATACTCTCCATGCTGGATACTGCTAGGTCACGAGCAAATATCAACAAGAAAAAACTTTATTTGTTCAGATGAGCACAAAAGTATTAAACTTCAGTCCGATTGTCAGATTTTAGAAGGCTACACAAAAGGCTCCGTATTGTAGACAGAATTAACCCTTTGTTAACAGGCGTGTAAAAACAGATTATTATTGGGAATATTGCTTTGTTTAATTTTCTAAGTTTCTTCAGTTGTTCTGAGGACCCATGGACCTTATAGACCTTGATATGAAATGTAgcttctttttaaccccttcgagaccagagatttttctatatttttttacatttcaattcactttttaaggcctcctgcccacgggcatatatttgctgcggaatccgcggcaggcaTCCATACCGTCTGGATTTCAGTAGTggattaagggtatgttcacacggcgcaatttgccacagaattttgCACTGCAAATTATGCCTCAAAAGCCACATCAAAAActatgttttttttgctgtgctttttGGCGCAGATCAGCATAcggaatttgccctgtcaatggacAAAATCCACGTGTGAAATTCCAACGCAGAAAATAACATTTCCACAACTTATTGATGCCAAAACACATGGAAACACGAATTTCCGTTTCGGAAATACACAAGTGGATATTGATGGTTTTTTTCTGAAGCAAAATTTACTACAGAAACTGTGTGGCGAATGTACATAccgtaaggatggtttcacacaggcaataaaATCGCACTATTTTCACGTGATGCGAGAGTAagtaaaaacacagaattatgagaccaatgattttcaatggcttccttcacatttgcgacgttttcactcatgcgataaaagaaaaattgcagcatgccctatctttctgtgttttgcattttctttttatctcccatatttccctatgaagcctcccttttatcgcatcgcaacacatTCATTatcgtgtagagatgagcgaacctactcgtttcgagtaattactcgatcgagcaccgcgattttcgagtacttccgtactcgggtgaaaagattcggggggcgccggggggcagggggaggcgtggccgagcggggggtagcagcggggaacaggggggagccctctctctccctctcccccccccactcccctctgcaatcccccactcacccacggcgccccccgaatcttttcacccgagtacggtagtactcgaaaatcgcggcgctcgggcgaaaaaggggcgtggccaagtaggttcgctcatctctattatcgtgcaatgcgcttttaacattagaaactccaacTGACTTTTGCGCAATTTTATTATTAGGCGGCAGCCATGTGATATGCGATTTTTCTCAATAAAGagcatcactgacgctcaaaaattgccTGAAcacaattttgctgcaaaattctggTCGCCCATATGAAACTAGCCTAATCAGATCCATATAAGCAAAGTTATATCGGGTGactagttttttgggtttttttgtgtgatgTTGGCGCATTTACTAATTGCAATAAAGTTGCTTGTATACAAAATCCAGGTAAGTCATAAAGTCACTTCCTTTGCTTTCCTCGTTGTCATAATAGGTTATAGTAAAATCTTCCAACATAGCACAGAATGACAGAGCAAGCAGGAAATACTAGATACGCGCCTCTGTGGTTGCTATCAGCATACAAAGCATTGGCATGTGAAAGACTTGAGTATAAATAGAGGCGAAGGTTGCAACAAGAATGCACAAGCAGAAGAGCAAACTGATTATTGGTCTGTCTGAGAAGAGAACATTCTTGAGTTATGGGTCTTCTCCTGAGCACCCTCCACAATACCCTAATGAGGTTCACTGGATATGAAGCACGGATACTCATGTTGGGTCTGGATGCTGCCGGGAAAACAACTATCCTGTACAGGCTAAAGCTACAGGAGACGGTCACTACAGTCCCCACCATAGGATTCAATGTAGAGACTGTACAACCCATCCGTAACGTCACCTTCACCGTGTGGGATGTAGGAGGTCAGGACAGGATCAGAGCCCTGTGGAAATATTACTATCAAAACACAGATGGGCTCATATTTGTGGTGGACAGTGCCGACCCTGAGAGATTTCGGGAGGCCAGCTCGGAGCTCAGCGCCATCCTGGAGACTGATGAAATGAGAGGAGTCCCTTTCGTGGTGATGGCTAATAAGCAAGATCTTCCAGGTGCCAGGCGACCAGGAGAACTATCCGAAGAGCTGGAGCTCAGGAAAATGAAAGGGCGCCGGTGGCATGTCCAGGGATGTTGTGCCACCACTGGGGATGGACTTGTCGAGGG
This genomic interval carries:
- the LOC136587584 gene encoding uncharacterized protein — encoded protein: MGTLVSRVQGLCGRRHLTKASILIIGPHGSGKTTILYRLKLNENVKPVPTLTYNVETLDMFEDLLLHVWDVSLGAKGLPLIRHFMEGHQGFFFVVDSKDTETFIEAREDLRYHCTYSDTDDLPFIVLANKQDLDGACRPSELLHHRRLDEIPGIPARRWDVCGCSGITGEGLHEALEKLCNMIKETEEMRRR
- the LOC136587897 gene encoding uncharacterized protein; amino-acid sequence: MGLLLSTLHNTLMRFTGYEARILMLGLDAAGKTTILYRLKLQETVTTVPTIGFNVETVQPIRNVTFTVWDVGGQDRIRALWKYYYQNTDGLIFVVDSADPERFREASSELSAILETDEMRGVPFVVMANKQDLPGARRPGELSEELELRKMKGRRWHVQGCCATTGDGLVEGLEILTDLVKEFKK